GACGGGTATGGAGGATAATTAAATCGATCGCCTGTTCTAAAGAAATTTCTCCGAGGAGATATTGCTTAATTTCTGCATAACCCAAAGTCTGCAAAAGTGGCAAATCCCAACCGTATTTATCCCCCAAATTCTGCACCTCTGCTACTAATCCCCTGGCGATCATTTGATCAGTACGAACAGTGATCCGCTTGTCTAAACTTTCTGGGGAACAATCTAAACCAATTTGTAAAATCGGATAAGTGGGAGGGTTTTCTCCCTGCTGACTAGAGATAGGTTTTCCTGTCAGATAAAAAACCTCTAAAGCGCGTAAAGTCCTGACTTGATCATGGGGATGAATTTTTTTAGCAGCCTCCTCATCTACCTGCGTCAGAATTTGATAAAGATAGGATTGTCCTAAAGCTTGTAATTGCCGTCTTAAATCCGGTTGAGGGGAAACCCTCGGTATTTTTAAACCTTTGACAATGGACTTGATATAAAGTCCCGTACCACCGACCAAAAACAGGGGAGAATAGTGGAGATTGCTGATTAAATCCTCAGCTTGTTCTTGGTACTGTGCTAGGGTAAAAT
This portion of the Microcystis aeruginosa NIES-2549 genome encodes:
- the miaA gene encoding tRNA (adenosine(37)-N6)-dimethylallyltransferase MiaA; this translates as MTTSSLPILIVICGATATGKSSLALQLAEKFNSVILSADSRQIYREFNIGTAKPSLEECQRIPHYLIDICDPQDNFTLAQYQEQAEDLISNLHYSPLFLVGGTGLYIKSIVKGLKIPRVSPQPDLRRQLQALGQSYLYQILTQVDEEAAKKIHPHDQVRTLRALEVFYLTGKPISSQQGENPPTYPILQIGLDCSPESLDKRITVRTDQMIARGLVAEVQNLGDKYGWDLPLLQTLGYAEIKQYLLGEISLEQAIDLIILHTRQFAKRQRTWFRADADIIWFPIDKENLLELVERKIILFLEGLSRPDIKTHHPD